TTGTTGATCGCCGGGCGTTCCTTGACGGTCACCACCAGGATCGTGCCCTGGCGGTCGAGCTGCACGTCTTCGAAGAAGCCGGTCTTGTACAGGGCGCGGATCGTCTCGCCGACCTTGTTGTCGGTGACCGTCTCGCCACGTTCCACCGGCAGGTAGGTGAACACCGTGCCCGAGCTGATGCGCTGCAGGCCATCGACGCGGATGTCGCTGACAGTGAAGGGCTCGGCTGCCTGGGCCAGGGCGGGAGCGCCGGTGACGGCGGCGAGGGCGAGGGCCAGCAGGCGGCGATTGGGGAGTCGCGTCATGTCACGTCCGGTAGGAAGGTCGATTTCATTGGTGCGGGATGCCGACGCTGTAGACGGCAACAACGTGGAAAAGTTCATCGCGGGACCAGGCCGAGGATGTCGTTGTAGAACGCCAACCCCATCAGCCCGGCCAGCAACGCCAGGCCGATGTATTGGCCGGCGGCGATGGCACGCTCGCTCAGCGGGCTGCCCTTGACCAACTCGATAAGGTAATACAGCAGGTGGCCGCCGTCCAAGATCGGGATCGGCAGCAGGTTGATGATGCACAGGCTGAGGGACAGCAGGGCAAGGAACTGCAGGAACCAGTCGAGGCCGCGCTTGGCCGAGACATTGGCCACGCGGGCGATGGTGACCGGCCCGGAAACGTTCTGCAGCGAGGCCTTGCCGGTCACGATGCGGCCCATCATGCCCAGCGAGTCGGCCGCCAGGCGGCCGGTTTCACGCACCGCGACGGTGACCGAGTCCAGCGGGCCGTAGCGCAGCAGGGTGTCGTACGGCGGGCTGAACTTGGTCGGGAACTGAACGCCGATCTGCCAGGCGGGGTCGCCCTTGGCGTCCTGGCCCTTGCGCGGCGTGACTTCCAGCGCCAGGCGCTCGCCGCCACGCAGGACCTCGATCATGCCCGGGCCACCGGCACGCCCCAGCGCCTGGATCTCACCGATCACCTGGTCGGCGCCGTCGATGCGCTGGCCGTCGATGGCCACGATCAGGTCGCCCGGCTGCAGTTGCCCGCTGACGACCGAATCCGGGGTCAGCGACTCGACCAGCGCCGGCTGCAGCCACGACTGCCAGTACATGCCAGCCAGGATCGGCACCCGCCGTTCATCGAAACCCGCCGGCAGCTGCGACAGCGGCAGGGTGCGCGTGCGCACCTGGTCGGCCGTATCCAGCACTTCCAGCTTCACGTCGCGGCGGTCCATCGCGGCCGCTGTCAGCGCCATGCTGGCCTCGCCGAGGGTGACTACCTGGCGGTCGTCCACGCGCAGCACGCGGTCGCCGCTGGCCAGGCCGGCACTGGCGGCGATGCCGCTGACGCGGCCGATGGTGGGCGAGTAATCCTGCTTCCCGATCACGAACATCGCCCACAGCAGCAGGATGCACAGCAGCAGGTTGGCGATCGGGCCGGCGGCGACAATGGCGATGCGCTGCCAGACGGTCTTGTGGTTGAAGGCCTGGCCGCGTTCGTGCGGGTGGACTTCGACCTCGCGTTCGTCGAGGAACTTCACGTAGCCACCCAGCGGGATGGCGGCGATGGCGAACTCGGTACCGTGCCTGTCGCGGCGCGACCACAGCGGCCGGCCGAAGCCGACCGAGAAACGCAGGATCTTGACCCCGCACAGGCGCCCGACCCAGTAATGCCCGAACTCGTGGAACGTGACCAGCAGCCCGAGGCTGACAATCATCCACCAGACCGATCCGATGAAGTCAGTCATGCAGGCTCACAGTGGCGGGCAGGGGCGGCGGCGTCATGCTGGGCGAGGCGGTCGTTCAGGCGGCGTCGATGGCGTTCAGGGTGAGCTGGCGTGCCCGCTGGTCGGCGGACAACAGGACCTCCAGTGTATCGGCTGGCTGGGTCGGCAGTGTTGAAAGAGCGTTAGCAACCAGCTCCGGGATCGTCAGGAAACCGATCCGGCCCTGAAGAAACGCTGAAACCGCCTCTTCATTGGCGGCGTTCAGC
The sequence above is a segment of the Stenotrophomonas maltophilia genome. Coding sequences within it:
- the rseP gene encoding RIP metalloprotease RseP, which translates into the protein MTDFIGSVWWMIVSLGLLVTFHEFGHYWVGRLCGVKILRFSVGFGRPLWSRRDRHGTEFAIAAIPLGGYVKFLDEREVEVHPHERGQAFNHKTVWQRIAIVAAGPIANLLLCILLLWAMFVIGKQDYSPTIGRVSGIAASAGLASGDRVLRVDDRQVVTLGEASMALTAAAMDRRDVKLEVLDTADQVRTRTLPLSQLPAGFDERRVPILAGMYWQSWLQPALVESLTPDSVVSGQLQPGDLIVAIDGQRIDGADQVIGEIQALGRAGGPGMIEVLRGGERLALEVTPRKGQDAKGDPAWQIGVQFPTKFSPPYDTLLRYGPLDSVTVAVRETGRLAADSLGMMGRIVTGKASLQNVSGPVTIARVANVSAKRGLDWFLQFLALLSLSLCIINLLPIPILDGGHLLYYLIELVKGSPLSERAIAAGQYIGLALLAGLMGLAFYNDILGLVPR